One window from the genome of Alnus glutinosa chromosome 13, dhAlnGlut1.1, whole genome shotgun sequence encodes:
- the LOC133853679 gene encoding geraniol 8-hydroxylase-like, protein MDFLSCIIWLCLIWILIKTFHIISRSKATHSKLPPGPKPFPVIGNLLELGEKPHKSLSKLAKAHGPIMSLKLGKVTTIVISSAEIAKEVLQTHDRLLADRTIPDAIRVYNSEEYSLPWIPISARWRNLRKICNGELFANKILDANEDIRHKKVQELLAETHQCGLIGKAVDIGEAVFKTTLNLLSNTIFSVDLAGKDSDKAGALKELIWNVMKEAANPNLADYFPVLKKVDPQGIRRRMTGHARKILGLFEGMINQRLQLRKLSGSITDNDFLDILLNISEEKSEEMDKTKILHIFRDLFIAGTDTTSATLEWAMAELLHNPEALSKAKTELEQVIGKGNPMKESDIARLPYLQAVVKEIFRLHPAGPFLLPRKAEADVEINGYIIPKDAQVLVNVWAIGRDPSSWEKANSFMPERFLGSEIDFKGRNFELIPFGGGRRICPGLPLAIRMLHLMLGSLVHTFDWKLEEGVKCEDMNMEDKFGISLQIAHPLRAVPIPL, encoded by the exons ATGGATTTCTTGAGCTGTATAATATGGCTTTGCCTCATCTGGATCTTAATCAAAACCTTCCATataatttccagaagcaaagCAACTCACAGCAAGCTTCCACCTGGTCCAAAACCTTTTCCGGTCATCGGAAACTTGTTAGAACTCGGTGAAAAACCCCACAAGTCCTTATCCAAGCTTGCCAAAGCTCATGGCCCCATAATGAGCTTAAAACTAGGCAAAGTAACAACAATAGTAATCTCTTCAGCAGAGATAGCCAAAGAAGTCCTCCAGACACATGACCGGCTCTTGGCCGACCGAACCATCCCGGACGCAATCCGAGTCTACAACAGCGAGGAGTACAGCTTGCCGTGGATACCCATTTCCGCCCGGTGGAGGAACCTTCGGAAAATATGCAATGGGGAGCTATTCGCCAACAAAATACTCGACGCTAACGAAGATATTCGGCACAAGAAAGTCCAAGAGCTCCTCGCTGAAACTCATCAGTGTGGCCTAATCGGCAAGGCAGTAGATATTGGGGAAGCAGTTTTCAAGACCACGCTTAATCTTTTATCAAATACCATTTTTTCGGTGGATTTGGCAGGAAAGGATTCTGACAAGGCCGGAGCATTGAAGGAGCTCATCTGGAATGTCATGAAAGAGGCGGCGAATCCCAACTTGGCAGATTATTTTCCTGTGCTGAAGAAGGTCGACCCTCAAGGCATAAGGCGGCGCATGACAGGTCACGCTAGAAAGATTTTGGGCCTCTTTGAAGGAATGATCAACCAACGGTTGCAGTTGAGGAAACTCTCCGGCTCTATCACGGACAATGATTTCTTAGACATCCTTCTTAACATCAGTGAAGAAAAAAGTGAGGAGATGGACAAAACTAAGATATTACATATATTCCGG GACCTATTTATTGCGGGGACTGATACAACCTCAGCCACACTGGAATGGGCTATGGCAGAGCTACTCCACAACCCAGAGGCATTGTCAAAAGCAAAAACAGAGCTGGAGCAAGTAATTGGCAAAGGCAACCCAATGAAGGAGTCGGATATTGCTCGGTTACCTTACTTACAAGCAGTAGTGAAAGAAATATTCAGATTGCACCCAGCAGGTCCTTTCCTACTGCCCAGAAAAGCAGAAGCAGATGTGGAAATCAACGGCTATATTATCCCAAAGGATGCACAAGTGCTAGTGAATGTATGGGCTATAGGCCGAGACCCGAGCTCATGGGAGAAAGCAAATTCATTTATGCCGGAGAGGTTCTTGGGGTCTGAAATTGATTTTAAAGGCAGGAACTTTGAGCTTATACCGTTTGGTGGTGGAAGAAGAATATGTCCTGGTTTGCCATTGGCAATACGAATGTTGCACTTGATGTTAGGTTCGCTTGTCCACACGTTTGATTGGAAGCTTGAAGAAGGGGTTAAATGTGAGGATATGAACATGGAAGATAAGTTTGGCATAAGTTTGCAGATTGCTCATCCTCTAAGAGCTGTCCCTATTCCACTCTAA